From one Oncorhynchus clarkii lewisi isolate Uvic-CL-2024 unplaced genomic scaffold, UVic_Ocla_1.0 unplaced_contig_5469_pilon_pilon, whole genome shotgun sequence genomic stretch:
- the LOC139400688 gene encoding Na(+)/H(+) exchange regulatory cofactor NHE-RF1-like: MKKGATGYGFNLHSEKSKPGQYIRAVDEESPADKAGLKPQDKIVQVNSKSVAGMQHSEVVAAIKAGGDETSLLVVDREAEAFFNSCNVIPTEAHLTGPLPEPVSNGGAEEEELDGKVAVKPKVSVSASTSSTTSTASLPTSAASTPPPEVRVPPVKEPNASLSMSLAQAKERAHQKRSSKKAPAMDWSKRNELFSNL; the protein is encoded by the exons ATGAAGAAGGGTGCGACGGGCTATGGCTTCAACTTGCACAGTGAGAAGTCTAAACCGGGCCAGTACATTAGAGCTGTGGACGAGGAATCTCCTGCTGACAAGGCTGGTCTCAAACCGCAGGACAAGATAGTACAG GTTAACAGTAAGTCAGTAGCAGGGATGCAGCACAGTGAGGTGGTAGCAGCCATCAAGGCCGGGGGAGATGAGACCAGTCTACTGGTGGTGGATCGTGAGGCAGAAGCTTTCTTCAACAGCTGCAACGTCATTCCTACTGAGGCCCAcctcacag GACCTCTTCCTGAACCTGTGTCCAATGGAGGAGCAgaagaagaggag CTGGATGGTAAGGTAGCAGTAAAGCCTAAGGTGTCTGTCAGTGCATCAACATCCAGCACCACCTCCACTGCCTCTCTACCAACATCCGCTGCCAGCACCCCTCcaccagag gtccgGGTGCCTCCGGTTAAGGAGCCTAATGCGAGCCTCAGCATGTCTCTAGCCCAGGCCAAGGAGAGAGCTCACCAGAAACGCTCATCCAAGAAGGCCCCTGCCATGGACTGGAGCAAGAGGAACGAACTCTTCAGTAACCTATAA